From Treponema vincentii F0403, the proteins below share one genomic window:
- a CDS encoding HAD family hydrolase, with translation MIKALILDYGNVISLTDTEAIDAVMAAETGLPAEAFGSLCNIHRNDFDRGIISGEEMYSRLLQKNGYTKEAEDAALLKKLVDIDLAAWRVLNDAVCEWALNIQKQGFKLGILSNMPYQFLDRYEKEISPFVAADYACFSCRLHLIKPEPEIYRNCLEGLGIRADEAVFFDDLERNITAAKKLGFHGFVWTGVDQAQKDWLSCL, from the coding sequence ATGATTAAAGCACTGATTTTAGACTACGGCAATGTTATTTCTTTAACCGATACTGAAGCTATCGATGCGGTAATGGCTGCCGAAACAGGTCTCCCGGCGGAAGCATTCGGGAGTCTATGCAACATACACCGCAATGATTTTGATAGGGGCATTATCAGCGGTGAAGAAATGTACAGCCGCCTACTGCAAAAAAACGGCTATACGAAAGAGGCTGAGGATGCAGCTTTGCTGAAAAAACTGGTAGATATAGATTTAGCAGCTTGGAGAGTTTTAAATGACGCAGTATGCGAGTGGGCACTGAATATTCAAAAACAAGGCTTCAAGCTGGGCATTCTTTCCAATATGCCGTATCAATTTTTAGATCGATATGAAAAAGAAATTTCTCCCTTTGTTGCCGCCGATTATGCGTGTTTTTCGTGCCGCTTGCACCTGATAAAACCGGAACCGGAAATTTATCGGAATTGTCTTGAAGGTTTGGGCATCCGTGCAGATGAGGCTGTTTTTTTCGACGACCTTGAGCGGAATATCACTGCAGCGAAAAAGCTTGGGTTCCACGGCTTTGTGTGGACAGGAGTCGATCAGGCTCAGAAGGATTGGCTTTCTTGTCTATAA